In Schistosoma haematobium chromosome Unknown HiC_scaffold_371, whole genome shotgun sequence, the sequence taataacgatggagcgtataggcaatacaaacatatcaggaacacatgcacgaaggctataagagaagacaggcttcagtaccaaacaaagcttatggacaaattcgcctctaaccctagaagcctattccgttatgcagcctctcttcgtcaagccaaaacaggagtttctcaattgctaggtcttaacggcccaaccaacaacgatggcgacgccgctaaccttctggcggcccattactctcaaacatttcaaccggctgacatcaactttattgacgacagtttcatctccaactccacaggactttctgaagtggaccgtagcgctgacttggtgttccggaaattgcagcacttaagacttgacacttctcctggcccggatattgttcatcctgccatactgagggaggcagcctcaatcctggcaacgccgcttagcgtgatgttttcacactcgctaggccgaggcaaattaccggaaaactggaagttggctcacatcacaccaattttcaaaggtgatcgacgcaatgaaccttcaagttatcggccggtggctcttctgtcattaccttcaaaacccATGGactccctgatatgcgacggtttaagtgactatctactgtccttaaatttcttctcaccccaacagcatggtttcaggaagggttactcttgtataaccaacctgctgactgcggtggacaaatggacaagcatcctcgattgcaagggaaaggttgacgtcatttaccttgatttctcaaaagcttttgataaggttaaccacttgtgtcttatcaacaagctcaaacgactaggtatcaaaccacctcttatcgtttggcttacttcatacctaaaaaatcgacactttaaggttagggttaatttcactttatctcaggctgtggaatgtcctagtggggtcccccagggctcagtactagggcctcttctcttcttgatttacacaaatgatcttcctcaacaggtaacgtcagacttattactttttgccgacgacgtgaaactttgagagagatacgcaaccaagaagatacacaggcacttcaggaggatctgacgcgacttcaaagttgggcagacgataactgacttacctttaacacttcaaagtgtaaagtag encodes:
- a CDS encoding putative RNA-directed DNA polymerase from transposon X-element (EggNog:ENOG410VGNY~COG:S); this encodes MRSATRWRNSQTPSRLDCVFTNEEFLVDNLSILAPLGKSDHAVIAFSFVIKTKLRYPNNNLRWNFKRLNVPALHDYLQQVVWDVHPQLDVDGHWDFLLHTLLCATDHSVPQRVPKSFKPPTVIKNRTLRLLSRKRHCWAEYKQTNNDGAYRQYKHIRNTCTKAIREDRLQYQTKLMDKFASNPRSLFRYAASLRQAKTGVSQLLGLNGPTNNDGDAANLLAAHYSQTFQPADINFIDDSFISNSTGLSEVDRSADLVFRKLQHLRLDTSPGPDIVHPAILREAASILATPLSVMFSHSLGRGKLPENWKLAHITPIFKGDRRNEPSSYRPVALLSLPSKPMDSLICDGLSDYLLSLNFFSPQQHGFRKGYSCITNLLTAVDKWTSILDCKGKVDVIYLDFSKAFDKVNHLCLINKLKRLGIKPPLIVWLTSYLKNRHFKVRVNFTLSQAVECPSGVPQGSVLGPLLFLIYTNDLPQQVTSDLLLFADDVKL